The following proteins come from a genomic window of Myroides odoratus DSM 2801:
- a CDS encoding SPFH domain-containing protein yields MYFIFLVPVLIILFLSFFTVKQQSSAIVERFGKFKSIRHSGLQLKIPVVDRISGVVNLRIQQLDVMIETKTKDNVFVKLKVAVQFKVIADRVYDAFYKLEYPHDQITSYVFDVVRAEVPKLILDDVFERKDNIAIAVKRELNEAMTTYGYDIINTLITDIDPDIQVKNAMNRINAADREKVAAEYEAEASRIRIVAKAKAEAESKRLQGQGIADQRREIAQGLVESVDVLNKVGINSQEASALIVVTQHYDTLQAVGADSRSNLILLPNSPTAASDMLTNMVTSFAASAKVSEMNAVVPSKPSKKDNAHE; encoded by the coding sequence ATGTATTTTATATTTCTTGTACCCGTATTGATTATCTTGTTCCTGAGTTTCTTTACGGTAAAGCAACAATCTTCTGCAATTGTTGAGCGTTTTGGTAAGTTTAAAAGTATTCGCCATTCGGGGTTACAGTTGAAAATACCAGTGGTTGATCGTATTTCAGGCGTAGTAAATTTGCGTATCCAGCAATTGGATGTAATGATCGAAACAAAAACAAAAGACAACGTTTTCGTTAAACTGAAAGTAGCAGTTCAATTTAAAGTGATTGCAGATCGCGTTTACGATGCGTTTTATAAATTAGAATACCCGCATGATCAAATTACGTCTTATGTATTTGACGTAGTTCGTGCAGAAGTACCGAAGTTAATCTTAGACGATGTTTTTGAAAGAAAAGACAATATTGCAATAGCCGTTAAACGCGAATTAAACGAAGCGATGACGACTTATGGCTACGATATCATCAATACGTTGATTACAGATATCGATCCAGATATCCAAGTGAAAAATGCAATGAACCGAATCAATGCGGCCGATCGTGAAAAAGTAGCAGCGGAATATGAAGCGGAAGCAAGTAGAATTCGAATCGTAGCGAAAGCAAAAGCGGAAGCTGAATCGAAACGCTTACAAGGACAAGGAATTGCAGATCAACGCCGCGAGATTGCTCAAGGATTGGTAGAAAGTGTGGATGTATTGAATAAAGTAGGAATCAACTCTCAAGAGGCTTCTGCCCTGATTGTGGTAACTCAACACTACGATACGCTACAAGCAGTTGGAGCAGATTCAAGATCAAACTTAATCCTGTTGCCAAATTCACCTACTGCAGCGAGTGATATGCTGACAAATATGGTGACTTCTTTTGCAGCGAGCGCAAAAGTATCTGAAATGAATGCTGTAGTACCATCTA
- a CDS encoding lipocalin family protein — protein sequence MKKIVLTFSLLALVMTGTVSCSSDDNSSEQQQLKTLVLASVNGTDVTVNEEVAFVVTVGTEVIEGAKIEVDGKAAANPYTFDKAGTYKVVAKKDGYNKSNEITIIVSEVGIARVLKLEANKTSITVGEDISFAVTEGEETITDAELFIEDTKITSPYTFTQEGEYYVIAKKQGFVDSNRVKITVAAAVDERPIVGTWIPVHVKVDALGSTVADMAYPKKENCEDDTLIFNSNQTVKFDYHEDNCDLKTTGANWSISGNVLTMTLFGQSMIVDVVENTATKLVIKAKGNQFEALIPILVPDLAGSIPPVLLALADVQLELKK from the coding sequence ATGAAAAAAATAGTTTTAACCTTTTCATTGTTAGCTCTAGTAATGACAGGGACTGTATCTTGTAGCAGTGATGATAACAGCTCAGAACAACAACAATTAAAAACGTTAGTTTTAGCTTCTGTTAATGGTACAGATGTAACCGTAAATGAAGAAGTAGCTTTCGTTGTAACTGTGGGTACAGAGGTAATAGAAGGTGCTAAAATTGAGGTTGATGGAAAAGCAGCGGCAAATCCGTATACGTTTGACAAAGCAGGAACGTATAAAGTAGTAGCTAAAAAAGACGGCTATAACAAGAGTAATGAAATTACGATTATCGTTTCTGAAGTAGGGATTGCTAGAGTATTGAAATTAGAAGCAAATAAAACGAGCATTACTGTAGGAGAAGATATCAGTTTTGCTGTAACAGAAGGAGAGGAAACAATCACAGATGCAGAGTTGTTTATAGAGGATACTAAAATTACTTCTCCATATACATTTACCCAAGAAGGGGAATATTACGTGATAGCTAAAAAACAAGGTTTTGTAGACAGTAACCGCGTGAAAATTACGGTTGCCGCAGCAGTAGATGAAAGACCTATCGTAGGTACATGGATTCCGGTGCACGTTAAAGTAGATGCTTTGGGTTCAACAGTAGCAGATATGGCGTACCCTAAAAAGGAAAATTGTGAAGATGATACCTTGATCTTTAACAGTAATCAAACGGTTAAATTTGACTATCACGAGGACAACTGTGATTTAAAGACAACGGGAGCGAATTGGTCGATTAGTGGAAATGTCTTGACCATGACGTTATTCGGTCAGTCTATGATCGTCGATGTAGTAGAAAACACAGCGACAAAATTGGTGATTAAAGCGAAAGGAAATCAATTCGAAGCTCTAATTCCAATTTTAGTACCGGATTTAGCGGGTAGTATTCCTCCTGTATTGTTAGCTTTGGCAGATGTACAGTTAGAATTGAAGAAATAA
- the gltX gene encoding glutamate--tRNA ligase, with product MANQVRVRFAPSPTGPLHIGGVRTALFNYLFAKQNNGVFYVRIEDTDQNRFVPGAEAYILEALEWLGISPDETMGKNEKFGPYRQSERKALYQQYADQLIQTGWAYYAFDTAEELDELRKKAEEAGQTFIYNHSNREQLKTSLNLSKEEVDQLIASDVPYVIRFKTPVGETLLLNDLIRGDIKFETNLLDDKVLFKSDGMPTYHLANIVDDHLMETSHVIRGEEWLPSLPLHELLYKAFGWEAPKFAHLPLILKPVGNGKLSKRDGDKLGFPVFPLDWQDPISGEKSSGYREKGFYPETVLNFLALLGWNDGTDQEIFSLEELVAKFDLGRVHKAGAKFDPEKNKWFNQHYLKQQKDADLAQSFQVILKEKGIEATDAYVEQVVALIKERATFVSDFFELSDFFFQAPAAYDPKALKNWKEDTAGLMQQVAQVIEGITSFEATAIEKEVKDWINEQGIGMGKVMQPLRVCVVGELKGPDLFQIIELIGKEETLKRIKQAIATI from the coding sequence ATGGCTAATCAAGTTCGCGTGCGTTTTGCACCTAGTCCTACAGGACCTTTACACATTGGTGGTGTTAGAACAGCATTATTTAATTATTTATTTGCTAAACAGAATAACGGTGTTTTCTATGTGAGAATCGAGGATACAGATCAAAATAGATTTGTTCCTGGAGCAGAAGCCTATATTTTAGAAGCATTGGAATGGTTGGGTATTTCTCCTGATGAAACGATGGGAAAAAACGAAAAGTTTGGACCTTACAGACAAAGTGAACGCAAAGCCTTATACCAGCAATATGCAGACCAGTTGATTCAAACAGGATGGGCGTATTATGCGTTTGATACAGCAGAAGAATTAGACGAATTGCGCAAAAAAGCAGAAGAAGCTGGGCAAACGTTTATCTATAATCACAGCAACAGAGAACAATTAAAAACGTCTTTAAACTTGTCAAAAGAAGAAGTAGACCAATTAATTGCTTCAGATGTACCTTATGTAATTCGCTTCAAGACACCAGTAGGTGAAACTTTGTTGTTGAATGACCTTATTCGCGGTGATATTAAGTTTGAAACAAATTTATTAGACGATAAAGTATTATTTAAGAGTGATGGTATGCCAACCTATCACTTAGCGAATATCGTGGATGACCATTTAATGGAAACGTCACACGTGATTCGTGGAGAAGAATGGTTGCCTTCTCTTCCATTACATGAATTGCTATACAAAGCATTCGGATGGGAAGCTCCTAAATTTGCACACTTGCCATTAATCTTAAAACCAGTAGGAAACGGAAAATTGTCTAAGCGCGATGGAGATAAATTGGGATTCCCTGTATTTCCATTGGATTGGCAAGACCCTATTTCAGGGGAGAAATCATCAGGATATCGCGAAAAAGGATTCTATCCAGAAACAGTGCTTAACTTTTTAGCTTTGTTGGGGTGGAATGATGGTACAGATCAGGAAATTTTCTCTTTAGAAGAGCTAGTAGCAAAATTTGACCTAGGACGCGTGCATAAAGCAGGGGCGAAATTTGACCCAGAAAAGAACAAATGGTTCAACCAGCACTATTTAAAACAGCAAAAAGACGCAGATCTAGCGCAATCGTTCCAAGTAATCTTAAAAGAAAAGGGAATTGAAGCAACAGATGCCTATGTAGAACAAGTAGTAGCTTTAATCAAAGAACGTGCAACGTTTGTTTCTGATTTCTTTGAATTAAGTGATTTCTTTTTCCAAGCACCAGCAGCGTATGATCCAAAAGCCTTAAAGAACTGGAAAGAGGATACAGCTGGATTGATGCAGCAAGTGGCTCAAGTAATTGAGGGAATAACGAGCTTTGAAGCAACAGCGATTGAAAAAGAAGTGAAAGATTGGATCAATGAACAAGGTATCGGAATGGGGAAAGTAATGCAACCGCTACGCGTATGTGTGGTTGGAGAATTGAAAGGGCCAGACTTATTTCAAATCATTGAATTAATCGGAAAAGAAGAAACGCTAAAGCGAATCAAGCAAGCAATTGCAACAATATAA
- a CDS encoding phenylacetate--CoA ligase family protein has translation MELNSSVMNQSVDEIKHFQEQKLREVLRYVSQHSPFYKQLYQEQQVDLSAIQTLEDLPLLPLITKDDLQRNNDDFFCVDKTQIIDYATTSGTLGDPVTFGLTDKDLDRLAFNEATSFTIAGVQKGDTVQLMTTIDRRFMAGLAYFLGLRKLGAGVIRVGAGIPQLQWDSILKYQPKYLIGVPSFLLKLIDYAEKVGIDYKNSSVQGVICIGEALRTADLQPSILANRILEKWPLELFSTYASTEMGAAFTECHLHQGGHVIPELIITEILDEANIPVQEGELGELVITTLGVEGIPLVRFKTGDMVRKHATPCSCGRNSYRLGPVEGRKKHMIKYKGTTFYPPAIHDMLNAFKSIQMHLVEVKTNDIGTDEIVIRLVSTDTSDEYMKQIKDTFRAKLRVTPQVVFEEMEVLQPIVFNALSRKPITFIDKRVQ, from the coding sequence ATGGAACTAAATTCGTCAGTAATGAATCAATCAGTTGATGAGATAAAACATTTTCAAGAGCAAAAACTCAGAGAAGTGTTGCGTTATGTCAGCCAACATTCGCCTTTTTATAAGCAATTGTACCAAGAGCAACAAGTTGATCTTTCAGCCATCCAAACCTTGGAAGATCTTCCCTTATTGCCGTTAATTACCAAAGACGATTTGCAGAGAAATAACGATGATTTCTTTTGTGTGGACAAAACTCAAATTATAGATTATGCCACTACATCCGGGACATTAGGAGATCCTGTAACTTTTGGATTAACTGATAAAGATTTAGATCGATTGGCCTTTAACGAAGCCACTTCTTTTACCATTGCAGGTGTTCAAAAAGGAGATACGGTGCAACTCATGACGACCATTGATCGCCGATTTATGGCAGGATTAGCTTATTTTTTAGGTTTGCGTAAATTGGGGGCTGGTGTTATTCGTGTTGGAGCTGGAATTCCGCAATTGCAGTGGGATTCTATTCTGAAGTACCAACCGAAATACTTGATTGGAGTCCCTTCTTTCCTACTGAAACTCATTGATTATGCAGAAAAAGTAGGCATTGATTATAAAAACAGTAGTGTACAAGGCGTGATATGCATTGGAGAGGCATTGCGTACAGCAGATTTACAACCCAGTATTCTAGCTAATCGAATTTTAGAGAAATGGCCGTTGGAGCTATTCTCTACCTATGCCTCAACAGAAATGGGAGCCGCTTTTACAGAGTGCCATTTGCATCAAGGGGGGCATGTAATCCCAGAATTGATTATTACCGAAATTTTAGATGAGGCTAATATCCCCGTTCAAGAAGGAGAACTTGGTGAGTTAGTTATTACAACACTGGGGGTCGAAGGGATCCCTTTGGTGCGGTTTAAAACAGGTGATATGGTGCGAAAACACGCTACACCTTGCTCCTGTGGTCGTAATTCCTATCGCTTAGGCCCTGTGGAAGGACGCAAAAAACACATGATTAAATACAAAGGAACCACGTTTTATCCACCCGCAATTCACGATATGCTCAATGCCTTCAAATCCATTCAAATGCACTTGGTAGAGGTGAAAACCAACGACATTGGAACGGATGAAATTGTCATTCGACTGGTGAGTACCGATACCTCAGACGAATACATGAAGCAGATTAAAGATACATTTCGTGCTAAATTAAGGGTAACTCCACAAGTAGTATTTGAAGAAATGGAAGTTTTACAGCCCATTGTTTTTAATGCATTAAGTAGAAAACCCATCACGTTTATTGATAAGCGTGTACAGTAA
- a CDS encoding C45 family autoproteolytic acyltransferase/hydolase, with the protein MQYTHRIIGLILLAVLVANCGIKKGLKDFPPIEKYDTIVPRLSYDTDTLKITTQAYLYQNKQKLWELYVQGDPYQIGLQTGALTQKLYQKQETVFFAKVEEFVPSAFKQKMLVKMLKFYNRHLYRYIPEEFKTEIYGVSQYASDRFAYLGDAYHRNLYLHGAHDIGHAFQDLALVGCSSLAVWGEHSEDGGLLIGRNFDFYAGDEFAENKIIAFVKPNQGHAFMSVTWGGMTGVVSGMNQEGLTVTLNAGKSAIPLKAKTPISVVAREILQYASTIEEAIAIAQKKEVFVSESILVGSAHDQKAIIIEIAPKNFGVYDMPNVSSVICSNHFQSEAFAKDKRNRKQIEESHSQYRWEKIKEIVDEEHQLSPLKMAHLLRNTEGLDSKALGYGNEKALNQLLAHHGIIFQPEKRLVWVSSNPYQLGEFVAYDLNTVFSNTFEEVHSYAIDSLTIAEDPFIHTKAYADYETFRKENRVIEQQIKHNEKIEAATLKAYQQLNPEYWLVYYRAGVYYYNQKEYQLAREAFEQALTKEVTTVHAEKEIKKYLKKINRKWN; encoded by the coding sequence ATGCAATACACACATAGAATAATCGGGTTAATTCTACTGGCTGTATTGGTTGCGAATTGTGGAATTAAAAAGGGACTCAAAGACTTTCCGCCTATTGAAAAATACGACACAATTGTGCCTCGATTGTCTTATGATACCGATACGTTGAAAATTACAACACAAGCGTATCTTTATCAAAATAAACAAAAACTATGGGAGCTGTATGTACAAGGAGATCCCTATCAAATTGGATTGCAAACGGGTGCTTTGACACAAAAACTATATCAAAAGCAAGAAACCGTTTTTTTTGCTAAAGTAGAGGAATTTGTACCCTCCGCTTTCAAACAAAAGATGTTGGTCAAAATGCTTAAATTTTACAACAGACATCTGTATCGTTATATTCCAGAAGAGTTTAAAACTGAAATTTACGGCGTATCTCAATATGCCAGTGATCGCTTTGCTTATCTAGGGGATGCCTATCATCGAAACCTGTATTTGCACGGCGCGCATGATATTGGACATGCGTTTCAAGATCTAGCTCTTGTGGGCTGTTCTTCTTTGGCTGTTTGGGGAGAGCATTCGGAAGATGGAGGATTGCTTATTGGGCGTAACTTTGATTTTTATGCAGGAGATGAATTCGCAGAAAATAAAATTATCGCTTTTGTCAAACCTAATCAAGGACATGCGTTTATGTCTGTGACTTGGGGCGGCATGACAGGGGTTGTCTCAGGTATGAATCAAGAAGGTTTAACCGTGACGTTAAATGCTGGGAAATCGGCTATACCACTAAAAGCAAAAACACCAATTTCTGTTGTAGCACGTGAAATTTTACAATATGCCTCAACAATTGAAGAAGCAATTGCCATTGCTCAAAAGAAAGAAGTTTTCGTTTCTGAATCGATTTTAGTGGGGAGTGCCCATGATCAAAAGGCCATTATTATTGAAATAGCACCTAAAAATTTTGGTGTGTATGATATGCCTAATGTATCCTCGGTGATCTGTTCCAATCACTTCCAAAGCGAAGCTTTTGCCAAAGATAAGCGCAACCGCAAACAAATTGAAGAAAGTCATTCACAATATCGTTGGGAGAAAATAAAGGAAATTGTGGACGAAGAACATCAATTGTCTCCGTTAAAGATGGCACATTTACTGCGGAATACGGAAGGATTAGACAGCAAAGCATTAGGATATGGCAACGAGAAAGCCCTAAATCAACTCCTTGCCCATCACGGTATTATTTTTCAACCTGAAAAACGCCTCGTGTGGGTATCCTCTAACCCTTATCAATTAGGGGAGTTCGTAGCTTATGACCTCAATACTGTTTTTTCGAATACCTTTGAAGAAGTGCATTCGTACGCTATTGATAGTCTTACGATTGCTGAGGATCCTTTTATACATACCAAGGCGTATGCAGATTATGAAACATTCAGAAAAGAAAATCGCGTGATAGAGCAGCAGATAAAGCATAATGAAAAAATAGAGGCAGCGACGCTTAAAGCTTATCAGCAATTGAATCCTGAGTATTGGTTGGTTTATTATCGCGCAGGTGTATATTACTACAACCAAAAAGAATATCAATTGGCCAGAGAAGCTTTTGAACAAGCCTTGACCAAAGAAGTGACAACGGTGCATGCCGAAAAAGAAATAAAGAAATACCTCAAAAAAATAAATAGAAAATGGAACTAA
- a CDS encoding phytoene desaturase family protein translates to MENKYDVVIIGSGIGGLASAVILAKEGKKVCVLEKNNQYGGNLQTFSREKSIFDTGVHYIGGLEKGQNLYKYFSYLGIMDKLKLKQMDLNGYDLISFGDDMIQYPHGQGYENFVQQLLVHFPEEEPALRQYIEKIQAICDSFPMYNLEQGTGYNDQIVSYKLDDFLNEITTNERLKAVLVGSNFLYVANKEKTPLYVHALTVNSYIQSAWRCINGGSQISKLLIAELKQYGGEVYKNTEVVDFEFDGERITNCKTKEGKIFIGEQFISNINLKQTIRMVGPNHFSKPFVKRIMSLEEVTSVFSLYIVFKKDQFPYYNNNIYHYNSTADIWDTNGKCKANWPNLVVASMNANKTEQTFADSMTAMTYMDFSEVEPWEQTHNVSTIKALKQREESYEQFKAEKAELIIQKLEKIYPGIREAIQGIYTSTPLTYRDFIGSEKGNMYGFIKDANSPMKTFISPRSKIGNLFFSGQNVRMHGIMGVTIGAFVTCMEMIDRDILMQKLNQYRDDAIHT, encoded by the coding sequence ATGGAAAATAAATATGATGTAGTCATTATTGGAAGTGGAATTGGCGGATTGGCCTCTGCTGTTATTCTTGCCAAAGAAGGTAAGAAAGTATGCGTATTGGAAAAAAACAACCAATATGGAGGCAATTTACAGACTTTTTCAAGAGAGAAATCCATTTTCGATACGGGCGTACACTATATTGGTGGATTAGAGAAAGGACAGAATTTATACAAGTACTTTTCTTACTTAGGCATTATGGATAAGCTAAAATTGAAGCAAATGGACCTCAACGGGTATGATTTGATTTCTTTTGGCGACGACATGATCCAGTATCCGCACGGACAGGGGTATGAAAACTTTGTACAGCAATTATTGGTTCATTTTCCAGAGGAAGAGCCAGCTTTGCGTCAATACATTGAGAAAATCCAAGCGATTTGCGATAGTTTTCCCATGTATAATTTAGAACAAGGAACTGGTTATAATGATCAAATTGTATCCTATAAATTAGATGATTTCCTCAATGAAATTACAACCAATGAACGCTTAAAAGCGGTACTAGTTGGGTCTAATTTTCTTTATGTAGCCAACAAAGAAAAAACACCACTCTATGTCCATGCGTTGACTGTGAATTCGTATATTCAAAGTGCATGGCGTTGTATCAATGGTGGGAGTCAAATTAGTAAATTACTCATTGCTGAATTAAAGCAATATGGTGGTGAGGTTTATAAAAATACAGAAGTAGTAGATTTTGAATTTGATGGAGAGCGAATTACAAATTGTAAAACCAAAGAAGGCAAAATTTTTATAGGAGAACAATTCATCTCCAATATCAATTTGAAACAAACCATTCGAATGGTGGGGCCTAATCATTTTTCGAAACCTTTTGTCAAGCGAATCATGAGCTTGGAAGAAGTAACCTCTGTTTTTTCCCTGTATATTGTCTTTAAAAAAGACCAATTTCCTTATTATAACAACAATATTTACCATTATAACAGTACAGCTGATATTTGGGATACCAATGGAAAATGCAAGGCAAATTGGCCCAATTTAGTGGTTGCTTCGATGAATGCAAATAAGACAGAACAAACGTTCGCTGATAGCATGACGGCAATGACGTATATGGATTTTTCCGAAGTAGAACCCTGGGAGCAAACCCATAATGTATCCACCATCAAAGCGTTGAAACAGCGCGAGGAATCGTATGAGCAATTTAAAGCCGAAAAAGCAGAATTGATCATTCAAAAGCTCGAAAAAATATACCCCGGGATTCGAGAGGCTATCCAAGGAATATATACCTCAACTCCACTAACCTATCGCGATTTTATCGGATCAGAAAAGGGAAATATGTATGGGTTTATTAAGGATGCGAATAGCCCAATGAAAACGTTTATTTCCCCGCGTTCCAAAATAGGCAATCTGTTCTTCAGTGGACAAAATGTGCGAATGCACGGAATTATGGGGGTAACAATCGGTGCTTTTGTAACTTGTATGGAAATGATTGATAGGGATATTTTGATGCAAAAATTAAATCAATATCGAGATGATGCAATACACACATAG